From Spea bombifrons isolate aSpeBom1 chromosome 6, aSpeBom1.2.pri, whole genome shotgun sequence, a single genomic window includes:
- the RPL29 gene encoding 60S ribosomal protein L29 yields MRRTKASNIPACFGRLLSLPVCESRCRRSGLIMAKSKNHTTHNQSRKWHRNGIKKPRSQRYESLKGVDPKFLRNMRFAKKHNKRGLKKIQANNSK; encoded by the exons ATGCGGCGCACTAAAGCGAGTAACATCCCGGCGTGCTTTGGGAGGCTTCTTTCTCTTCCGGTTTGTGAATCTCGCTGTAGGAGAAGCG gATTGATCATGGCAAAGTCCAAGAATCACACCACTCACAACCAAT cTCGTAAATGGCACAGAAATGGCATCAAGAAGCCCAGATCCCAGAGATATGAATCTCTTAAGGGG GTTGACCCTAAGTTTCTGAGGAACATGCGCTTTGCCAAGAAACACAACAAGAGAGGACTGAAAAAGATCCAAGCAAACAACTCCAAATGA
- the DUSP7 gene encoding dual specificity protein phosphatase 7, with protein sequence MPAGSMAGPWKSAEWLQEELLAGGSSLLLLDCRPQERYQSSHIEAAISVTIPSLMLRRLKKGNLSIRSVIPNDRDKDRFARRCKADTVLLYDESTQDWQENNSASSVLALLLHKLREDGCKAYYLKGGYNTFQLEYPELCEPGLDNSCPGEPLPSHVLGLGSLRITSECSDGESDRETSSATDPEESPILTNHSTFPVQILPYLYLGCAKDSANLDILGKYNIKYILNVTPNLPNMFEHNGEFKYKQIPISDHWSQNLSQFFPEAISFIDEARSNKCGILVHCLAGISRSVTVTVAYLMQKLNLSLNDAYDFVKRKKSNISPNFNFMGQLLDFERALGLKSPCDIRSPTNQLFFTTPTNHNLFHAGPLGNNRIGAGGLKFF encoded by the exons ATGCCTGCAGGGAGCATGGCGGGGCCGTGGAAGAGCGCGGAGTGGCTGCAGGAGGAGCTGCTCGCCGGGGGGAGCTCCTTGCTGCTGCTGGACTGTCGCCCCCAAGAGCGGTACCAGTCCTCGCACATCGAGGCGGCCATTAGCGTCACTATCCCCAGCCTGATGCTGCGGAGGCTGAAGAAGGGCAACCTGTCCATCCGCTCCGTCATCCCCAACGATCGGGACAAGGATCGCTTCGCCAGGCGATGTAAGGCGGATACCGTGCTGCTGTACGACGAGTCCACCCAGGACTGGCAGGAGAATAACTCGGCCAGCTCCGTACTGGCGCTCCTACTCCACAAACTGCGGGAGGACGGCTGCAAAGCCTACTATCTCAAAG GTGGATACAATACGTTTCAGTTGGAATATCCGGAGctttgtgagccaggccttgaTAATTCTTGCCCCGGTGAACCTTTACCAAGCCATGTACTTGGATTAGGAAGTCTCAGGATAACTTCAGAATGTTCTGATGGTGAATCGGACCGCGAGACAAGCAGTGCCACCGACCCCGAAGAAAGTCCGATTCTCACAAACCACTCAACCTTCCCAGTGCAGATATTACCCTATTTGTACCTTGGCTGTGCAAAAGATTCTGCCAACTTAGATATACTGGGGAAATATAATATCAAATACATCCTCAATGTGACTCCTAACTTACCCAACATGTTTGAACACAACGGAGAATTCAAATACAAACAAATTCCCATCTCTGATCATTGGAGTCAAAATCTCTCACAGTTTTTTCCCGAGGCCATATCATTTATCG atgAGGCTCGCTCAAATAAATGTGGGATTTTGGTTCACTGTCTAGCGGGCATCAGCAGGTCAGTGACGGTCACAGTCGCCTACCTTATGCAGAAGCTCAACCTGTCCCTGAACGATGCCTACGACTTTGTGAAAAGGAAAAAGTCAAATATTTCTCCAAACTTTAACTTCATGGGACAGTTGCTCGATTTCGAGAGGGCGCTGGGACTAAAAAGTCCTTGCGACATCCGCTCACCAACCAACCAACTGTTCTTCACTACACCGACTAATCACAACCTTTTCCATGCTGGACCGCTGGGAAACAACAGGATCGGCGCTGGCGGATTGAAATTTTTTTGA